CCGCAAGGCTGGCGCTAGCGAGAAGGGACTTCAACATAACGGGGCTCCGATCGGGAATTTCTCGGCAAACAACGCATGAAACACTTTGCGGTGCCCGCCCGGGGGAAGAAATTTACTGGCGAGACAATACTATAAGTCCATGAACGTTCAATGACGCTCGTCGAATAGAAGTGGTGTTTTGTCGAAGTAAGACACCAAATTGTTTATACTGGTGAAGAGAAAGGGGCACGCAAATGCGTCCCCCTTCATGATTCAAAATGGCGGAGTGCTTACTTAGGCGCCAGAACCATCAGCATCTGGCGCCCTTCAAGCCGCGGAAATGCTTCGACCTTTGCGATCTCAGCCATGTCTTCCTGCACGCGTTTCAGCAGGTCCATGCCTAATTCCTGGTGCGCCATTTCGCGCCCACGGAAGCGTAGGGTGACCTTCACCTTGTCGCCATGTTCAATGAACTTGTTCACGTTCCGCATCTTCACATCATAATCATGTGTGTCGATATTGGGACGCATCTTGATCTCTTTGATGTCCTGCGTCTTTTGCGTCTTGCGCGCCGCGTTGGCTTTCTTCTGCGCCTCGTAGCGGTGTTTGCCGACGTCCAGGAACTTGCACACTGGCGGGTCCGCGTTAGGCGATACTTCTACCAGGTTCAGACCTACTTCGGCCGCCTGTTCAATCGCTTCGCGCGTATACATGACGCCGAGGTTCTCGCCCTCATGGTCAATCACGCGCACTTTGTCGGACTGAATGAAATTGTCGTAGCGAGGGCCGCTTTTTACGGGCGGGGCCATCTGTCGCCGGGGTGGACGGGCTATGTGTTTTCTCCTGTTACAGCCGTGATTCTGCGTGCGGGTCGCTATGTAGGGACTATCGAGCGCGAAGGCTAGGGGTTAGGCGGCTTGGCGCCACAACGGTAATTGCACCAGCTTTCCTTTTGCAGGCAGCACCGCGTCGATGGTGCCTGCGGGGCTGAGCGCAGCGCGGATTTCAGGCGCGGAGGCATCCATTCCGCCGGTCAATGCCCCGAATGCGGGCAAGATCATACGATCGCCACGATCAGCGCTGCGGCTCAGCACGCCGCATGGCCTGCTGATATGGCGCTGCCGGACTTTCACGCGTACCTTCGGATGGAAGTGTCCCGACAGCTCCGGACGCGCCTCGCCGGTCTGCGCGATATGCCGAAGCACGATCCCGCCGATCTCCAGTTCTTCCGTCAACTCGCCGCCGAATGAACGATGCATCGCTTCGTCATGATTGCCGGTGATCCAGACCCAGTCGAGCGCGCGGGTCAGCCCCTCAAGCATGCCTGCCGCAAAAGGGTCGAGCCGCGAAGTACCTTCATCATCGTGGAAATTGTCCCCCAGCGTGATTACGCGGCAGGCGCCGGTTCGTTTGACGGCATCCGCCACCCGCTCGAGCGTTTCGCGGCTGTCATAAGGCGGCAGCATCTGGCCGCCCATGGCATACCAGCTCGCCTTTTCCAGATGGAGGTCCGCGACCAGCAAGGCTTGCTCGCGCGGCCAATACAGCGCGCGGCCATCAACCAGCAGCATTTCCTGACCTGCGAACGAAAGGGGAACCATGATCATTACTTGCCGCGCCTCCAATGGTTTGGCAAGACGGGACATTGGACGGATGAGGGAAATTTATGGCCGATTGGACATCACACACTGCACGCGCGAAAGAATGGTTCGAAAGCTTGCGTGATTCCATATGCGCAGAGTTTGAGGCGATTGAACGCGAGGCGGGCTCTAATGCTAGTTTCCAGTACACGCCATGGGAACGTGAAGAAGAAGGAAACTCAGACCCTGGTGGCGGTGTGCAAGGCCTGATGAAAGGCAAGGTGTTCGAGAAAGTCGGCGTCAATGTCTCTACGGTCAAAGGCAATTTCGCACCAGAATTCGCAGCCAGCGTGAATGGAGCGTCACCAGAGAACCCCGGCTTCACCGCCACGGGCATCAGTCTGGTCGCGCATATGGCGAACCCGCATGTGCCTGCTGTGCATATGAATACCCGTTTCCTGACCACTCAGGCGGCATGGTTTGGCGGCGGTGGCGATCTTAATCCGCCAATCCCTTATGAAGAGGATACGGCTGACTTTCATGCGCGTTTCCGTGCAGCATGCGCAGCCCATAACCCGACTTACTATGAGCGTTTCAAGAAATGGGCGGATGACTATTTTTTCATTCCACATCGCGGCGTGCATCGCGGAGTGGGCGGCATATTCTATGACCACCTAGAATGCGAGGATGACGCAGCGTTCGATCGCAATTTTGCTTTCACACAGGATGTCGGCAAGGCGTTTCTGGATATCTATCCGCAGTTGGTACGGCGCCGGATGGACACCGAATTTACTCCGGAAGATAAACAGACTCAGCTTGAATGGCGCGGGCGCTATGCAGAGTTCAATCTGGTCTATGACCGGGGCACGCTGTTTGGCCTAAAAACCGGTGGTAACATCGATGCGATTTTGATGAGCTTGCCGCCTGAAGCGGTATGGACTTGACTATTCGTCTGGCGAGGTCACCTCAGGTGCATAGACCCGCACCCAATCGACCAGCATCGCAATCTCACCTGTTTTGATCTTGTCGACTGTTTCTCTTGGCACACCGACATAGGGTTCTGTAATACCGTTGGTCTTCAGCGGATAAATACCGCCGACCGCGAAGTTCAAAATCAGATGCTGCGGCGTGTCAAATAGCCATTCACCATAAAACCCTACCATGGGCTTGGTTGCTCGATAAATCAGCTTCCCATCCACCTCGAAGGTTATCGTTTCTGCGGTCCATTCAACAGAGTAGATGTGCCAATCGGTGGCATCGGTGCCGGCTGGAAAGAAATGTTTGTTCACGAAGGGCGTTTCGCCGGAGTAGTTCGTTCCGTGCAGAGCCACTCCGATCCAGTCTTTCTCACCAACATACTCCATAATGTCGATTTCGCCGGTCGTCGGCCATTTGCCATTGCCCAGCAGCCACCATGCCGGCCATACACCTTCCGCATCGGGCAGCTTGATGCGTGCTTCCGCGCGGCCATGCGTAAAGTCGAACTTTCCTTTGCTATCAATTCGACCGGATACGAAGTCGGCCTGGC
The Altererythrobacter ishigakiensis genome window above contains:
- the infC gene encoding translation initiation factor IF-3 yields the protein MAPPVKSGPRYDNFIQSDKVRVIDHEGENLGVMYTREAIEQAAEVGLNLVEVSPNADPPVCKFLDVGKHRYEAQKKANAARKTQKTQDIKEIKMRPNIDTHDYDVKMRNVNKFIEHGDKVKVTLRFRGREMAHQELGMDLLKRVQEDMAEIAKVEAFPRLEGRQMLMVLAPK
- the pdeM gene encoding ligase-associated DNA damage response endonuclease PdeM, with amino-acid sequence MVPLSFAGQEMLLVDGRALYWPREQALLVADLHLEKASWYAMGGQMLPPYDSRETLERVADAVKRTGACRVITLGDNFHDDEGTSRLDPFAAGMLEGLTRALDWVWITGNHDEAMHRSFGGELTEELEIGGIVLRHIAQTGEARPELSGHFHPKVRVKVRQRHISRPCGVLSRSADRGDRMILPAFGALTGGMDASAPEIRAALSPAGTIDAVLPAKGKLVQLPLWRQAA
- the hemF gene encoding oxygen-dependent coproporphyrinogen oxidase, yielding MADWTSHTARAKEWFESLRDSICAEFEAIEREAGSNASFQYTPWEREEEGNSDPGGGVQGLMKGKVFEKVGVNVSTVKGNFAPEFAASVNGASPENPGFTATGISLVAHMANPHVPAVHMNTRFLTTQAAWFGGGGDLNPPIPYEEDTADFHARFRAACAAHNPTYYERFKKWADDYFFIPHRGVHRGVGGIFYDHLECEDDAAFDRNFAFTQDVGKAFLDIYPQLVRRRMDTEFTPEDKQTQLEWRGRYAEFNLVYDRGTLFGLKTGGNIDAILMSLPPEAVWT
- a CDS encoding glycoside hydrolase family 16 protein, whose amino-acid sequence is MQFKFHSAAKILAMAFGLGTANFAATAHDHAVSTTDSEEHETIFREEFNEGRLDREKWNVVGVDFWVNNEQQVYIDSEDTIQFRSDVEGADGGVLVLRPIFRPGIDPNPERQADFVSGRIDSKGKFDFTHGRAEARIKLPDAEGVWPAWWLLGNGKWPTTGEIDIMEYVGEKDWIGVALHGTNYSGETPFVNKHFFPAGTDATDWHIYSVEWTAETITFEVDGKLIYRATKPMVGFYGEWLFDTPQHLILNFAVGGIYPLKTNGITEPYVGVPRETVDKIKTGEIAMLVDWVRVYAPEVTSPDE